One Nicotiana sylvestris chromosome 12, ASM39365v2, whole genome shotgun sequence genomic window carries:
- the LOC104240113 gene encoding putative multidrug resistance protein, producing the protein MEYLKSILRQEVSFFDNQNASSTSFEVVSTISADAHSIQDAIAEKIPNCIAHLSTFIFGLIVAFYLSWRLALASLPFSLGFVIPGVAFGKLLMMQGMKMKDAYGVAGNVAEQAISSIRTVYSYVGENETVERFSHALEESLNLGVKQGLTKGLLLGSMGMIYVSWAFQSWAGSVLVANRGESGGRVFISALCVVLGGLSCMNALPNISFITEATIAASRIFKLIDRVPQIDSEDGKGKVLAYVRGDIEFKEVTFSYPSRPDVQILQDFSLKVKAGRTVAIVGGSGSGKSTVISLLERFYDPTNGDILVDGHKTKKLKLKWLRSQMGLVNQEPVLFATSIKENILFGKEGASMKMVVEAAKAANAHDFIASLPDGYDTHVGQFGFQLSGGQKQRIAIARALIKDPKILLLDEATSALDAQSERIIQEALDQASQGRTTIIIAHRLTTIRTADKIVVLQSGRIVESGSHDELMSKSDEEGGVYFKMVNLQKSTANGEGSSSPYLPKESGSYTRRSYANVPRSPFVSTSSWKNSPASPFSPAISVIYAPSVHTCSYYDSDDEYLENFSYPSPSTWHLLQMNAPEWTIALLGCLGAITFGTLQPVYAFSLGSVVSAYTSNDISKIKSEIKVYSIVFLSIGLSSFVANLLQHYNFAKMGEKLTKRVREKVLSNLLTFEVGWFDQDQNTSAAVCARLSTEARVVRSLVGDRMSLLIQVSASASVAFVLALIVSWRVAIVLISIQPLLIASFYSRSVLMKRMSERSQKAQNEGSQLASEAVINHRTITAFSSQDRMLDLFAKTQNGPRKENIRQSLLSGVGLFCSQFLTTAAIALTYWYGGRLMNKTLLSSKHLFQVFFLLMSTGKNIADTGSMTSDLARGSSAVASIFAILDRKTEIEPENPEGLKVTEVLKGKIELKNVFFYYPSRPDQAIFQGMNLKIESGKTVALVGQSGSGKSTIIGLIERFYDPIKGQVLIDDRDIKSYNLKSLRSQIALVSQEPTLFAGTIRDNIIYGKEDAMESEIKNAAIRANAHEFISAMKDGYETYCGERGVQLSGGQRQRIALARAILKNPSILLLDEATSALDSVSENLVQEALEKMMISRTSVVVAHHLSTIQKADTIAVIKNGKVVEQGSHSQLLALGKNGSYYALMKLQSGYSPAT; encoded by the exons ATGGAGTACTTGAAATCAATCCTCAGACAAGAAGTTAGTTTCTTTGACAACCAAAATGCTTCCTCCACTAGTTTTGAAGTTGTTTCCACAATTTCAGCTGATGCTCATTCAATCCAAGATGCTATTGCAGAGAAG ATACCTAATTGCATTGCTCACCTGTCAACGTTTATATTTGGCCTAATTGTAGCATTCTACCTCTCATGGAGATTAGCATTGGCTTCACTTCCATTCTCTCTTGGTTTTGTTATACCTGGGGTAGCATTTGGAAAGCTACTTATGATGCAGGGAATGAAAATGAAGGATGCCTACGGAGTTGCAGGAAATGTAGCAGAACAAGCAATTTCATCGATTCGCACAGTTTACTCTTATGTTGGAGAAAATGAAACAGTGGAAAGATTCAGCCATGCTCTTGAGGAGAGTTTGAATCTTGGTGTCAAGCAAGGGCTTACTAAGGGATTGCTGTTAGGAAGTATGGGAATGATTTATGTGTCGTGGGCATTTCAATCTTGGGCAGGAAGTGTTCTTGTTGCTAATAGAGGAGAAAGTGGTGGTCGCGTTTTTATATCAGCTCTTTGTGTTGTTCTTGGAGGACT GTCTTGCATGAATGCACTTCCTAATATCTCATTCATCACTGAGGCAACAATTGCTGCTTCAAGAATTTTCAAACTAATCGATCGTGTTCCTCAAATAGATTCGGAAGATGGCAAAGGGAAAGTTCTAGCATATGTAAGAGGAGATATTGAGTTTAAGGAGGTGACTTTCAGCTATCCGTCAAGACCAGATGTCCAGATCCTCCAAGATTTTAGTCTTAAAGTGAAAGCTGGAAGAACAGTAGCAATTGTTGGAGGCAGTGGTTCTGGAAAGTCTACTGTCATTTCTTTGCTAGAAAGGTTTTATGATCCGACAAATGGAGATATCTTAGTTGATGGACATAAAACTAAGAAACTGAAGCTTAAATGGTTGAGATCTCAGATGGGACTCGTAAATCAAGAGCCTGTTCTATTTGCTACATCCATAAAGGAAAATATACTCTTTGGAAAAGAAGGTGCTTCAATGAAAATGGTTGTTGAAGCTGCTAAGGCTGCAAATGCACATGACTTTATAGCCTCTTTACCTGATGGATATGATACTCAT GTAGGACAGTTTGGTTTTCAATTGTCTGGAGGACAGAAGCAAAGGATTGCGATAGCAAGGGCATTGATTAAAGACCCGAAAATTCTTCTACTTGATGAAGCTACAAGCGCTCTGGATGCACAATCAGAAAGAATTATTCAGGAGGCCCTTGATCAGGCTTCACAAGGAAGGACAACTATCATCATTGCCCATCGCCTCACCACAATACGCACGGCTGACAAAATTGTAGTCCTTCAGTCAGGGAGAATCGTTGAATCCGGTTCTCATGATGAACTAATGAGTAAGAGTGATGAAGAAGGTGGAGTTTACTTTAAAATGGTAAACTTGCAGAAATCAACAGCAAATGGTGAAGGGTCATCTAGTCCATATCTTCCTAAAGAGTCGGGAAGCTACACAAGAAGGAGTTACGCCAACGTGCCTAGGTCCCCTTTTGTGTCGACGTCCAGTTGGAAAAATAGCCCTGCTTCTCCCTTTAGCCCAGCAATAAGTGTAATTTATGCTCCCTCAGTTCATACATGTTCTTATTATGATAGTGACGATGAGTATTTAGAGAATTTCTCTTATCCAAGCCCTTCAACGTGGCATTTGCTCCAAATGAATGCACCAGAGTGGACGATAGCTTTGTTGGGATGTCTTGGAGCTATTACCTTTGGTACACTTCAACCGGTTTATGCATTTTCTTTGGGATCAGTTGTATCAGCATACACATCAAATGATATTTCAAAGATAAAGTCAGAGATCAAAGTTTATAGCATAGTCTTTTTGAGTATAGGTTTGAGCAGTTTTGTTGCCAATCTACTCCAACATTACAATTTTGCTAAAATGGGAGAGAAATTGACCAAGAGAGTCAGGGAAAAGGTGCTCTCAAACTTGCTGACATTTGAAGTGGGCTGGTTTGATCAAGACCAGAACACCAGTGCAGCTGTTTGTGCTAGGCTCTCCACTGAAGCCCGTGTGGTTCGATCCCTTGTTGGCGATCGTATGTCATTGCTAATACAGGTTTCTGCTAGTGCCTCGGTTGCTTTTGTGCTTGCATTGATTGTCTCATGGAGAGTTGCTATTGTACTAATATCTATACAACCTTTACTCATAGCAAGCTTCTACTCGCGTAGTGTTCTGATGAAAAGAATGTCAGAAAGATCCCAAAAGGCACAGAATGAAGGAAGCCAACTAGCAAGTGAAGCAGTGATCAATCACAGGACTATCACTGCCTTCTCTTCTCAAGATAGAATGTTGGACCTCTTTGCAAAAACTCAGAATGGCCCCAGAAAAGAAAATATTAGACAGTCATTGCTTTCTGGTGTTGGCTTGTTTTGCTCTCAATTTCTAACCACAGCGGCCATTGCCTTGACATATTGGTACGGGGGAAGACTAATGAACAAAACCTTACTCAGTTCAAAACACCTGTTTCAAGTTTTCTTCCTTTTGATGAGCACCGGAAAGAATATAGCAGATACTGGAAGCATGACTTCTGATTTGGCAAGAGGTAGCAGTGCAGTTGCATCTATTTTTGCTATCTTAGATCGGAAGACTGAGATTGAACCTGAGAATCCTGAAGGCCTTAAGGTCACAGAGGTATTAAAAGGGAAGATAGAGCTGAAGAATGTGTTCTTTTATTATCCGTCTAGGCCTGATCAAGCAATCTTTCAAGGCATGAATCTGAAAATTGAATCTGGAAAAACAGTAGCACTTGTAGGGCAAAGTGGTTCTGGAAAATCCACCATTATTGGCTTGATAGAAAGATTCTACGATCCAATAAAGGGCCAAGTTCTGATTGATGACAGAGACATCAAAAGCTACAACTTGAAGAGCTTAAGATCACAAATTGCTCTAGTGAGTCAAGAACCTACCCTTTTCGCCGGAACCATACGCGACAATATCATTTATGGGAAAGAAGATGCGATGGAGTCTGAAATCAAGAACGCTGCAATTCGGGCTAATGCTCATGAATTTATAAG TGCTATGAAGGATGGCTATGAAACTTATTGTGGTGAAAGAGGAGTCCAACTTTCTGGAGGGCAAAGGCAAAGAATAGCACTAGCACGAGCGATACTAAAGAATCCTTCTATACTTCTCCTAGACGAGGCGACTAGTGCACTTGACAGTGTGTCTGAGAATTTGGTACAAGAAGCATTGGAGAAGATGATGATCAGTAGAACTAGTGTAGTTGTAGCTCATCACTTATCAACGATACAGAAGGCAGATACCATAGCTGTAATAAAAAATGGAAAAGTTGTAGAACAAGGATCACATTCTCAGCTGCTTGCTCTTGGAAAGAATGGCTCCTATTATGCACTGATGAAGTTGCAATCTGGGTATTCTCCTGCTACGTAA